The genomic window TCACGGACGACTTTGATGACGCCGATTTTCTTTTCGCCTGCAGATTTGAGGATAACGTCAAATTCATCTTTTTCTTCAACTTCGGCAGCACCGGCAGCAGGAGCGGCAGCTACGGCAACAGGAGCAGCAGCGGATACGCCGAATTTTTCTTCCATGTCTTTTACGAGTTCGGAAAGTTCCAAAACAGTCATCTGTTCAATGGCTTGTAAAATTTCTTCTTTTGTCATGTTAAATTCCCTCCATAGGTGTTAATCAGTGTTAACGGAATAAATTGCAGAAAGAGCTTACGCACTTTCCTGTTCAGCTTTTTTGGCGCGAACGGCTTCAAGCGCATACACAACGTTGCGAATATTTCCCTGCAGTACGTTGACCAGGCCGGTAATCGGCGCATTCATGCTGCCAAGCAATTTGGCAAGCAATTCTTCGCGGCTCGGCAAGCTGGCCAAAGCGTCAACGGCAGTGGCATCAATGACCTTACCGTCAGCCAGACCGGCCTTGACAGTCAAGGTTTCGGTCTTCGTTTCTTTGATGAATTGCTTCAGGATCTTGGCCGGAGCAATGACGTCTTCCGTAGAATAAGCAAGCGCCGTCGTCCCTTCCAGGAACGGATCCAAATCGTTATAGCCGAGTTCATTGGCGGCAATACGGGTCAATGTATTCTTGATGACCTTGTATTCAACACCGCCTTCACGGAATTTACGGCGAAGCTTGGTAACGTCAGCAACGCTCTGGCCGTTAAAGCCGACCAGAACAGCGCCCTGTGCGCTTTGAAGCTTTTCCTTCATTTCCGCAACAACTGCGACTTTAGCCGGTGATACGGCTTTCTTTTCAGGCATAGACATTCTTTCGATACACCTCCTTAATGTGAGATCGATATCGCCTTAGCAATACAACAGGCCTCATACATACAGTACGAGGCCCGAACTAGTCTTTCACATATCTAGTTTCATAGCCTCAGATGGCGGACTTACGTCCATTATACATACCTTCAGTCTACAGCTAAGAGAGATATTTTATTCTTCCGTTTTGACGGCACTCTTTACGCTGAAAGGATTAATGTGCACGCCAGGTCCCATCGTGGAACTAACCGTGATGGATTTGATGTACTGACCCTTGGCTCCCGACGGTTTGACCTTGATCAGGGTATCGACGAGAACAGTGAGGTTTTCGATCAATTTATTTGCTTCGAAAGACTTTTTGCCGATAGGAGAATGAATATTGCCGGCCTTATCCGTACGATATTCAACCTTACCTGCTTTGCTTTCGGAAACAGCTTTAGCCACATCCATCGTTACCGTACCGACTTTCGGGTTCGGCATCAGGCCTTTCGGCCCGAGGATCTTACCCAAGCGGCCTACTTTACCCATCATGTTCGGCGTAGCGATAGCCACGTCAAATTCGAGCCAGCCGCCCTGGATTTTTTCCACCATGTCGTCTGCACCGACATAATCGGCGCCGGCTTCAAGGGCTTCTTTTTCCTTATCGCCTTGAGCAAATACGAGGACGCGCTTCGTCTTGCCGATACCATTCGGCAGCACGATCGCACCACGGACCTGCTGATCGGCATATTTCGGGTCAACGTTCAAGTTGACGGCCAATTCAACGGTTTCGTCGAATTTGGCAGTATCCATCTTTTTCAAGATGTCAATAGCTTCTGCCGGATCGTACAACGTGGCTTTATCAAAAAGCTTTACGGCTTCAGCATATTTCTTACCTACTTTTGCCATCTTATTTCCTCCTTATGTGGTCTAACGGGGATATCCCCTTCCACGGGCCGATAGTGTCAATCAGTCGACAATATCGATGCCCATGCTGCGGGCAGTACCTTCAATCATCTTCATAGCCTGTTCAACGTCGTTAGCGTTGAGGTCGGGCATCTTTGTCGTGGCGATTTCACGGACCTTATCGCGGCCCAATTTCGCAACTTTCTTTTTATTCGGTTCGCCCGAAGCTTTGTCCAAGCCCGCGGCTTTCTTCAGCAAGACAGCTGCCGGCGGGGTTTTGGTAATGAACGTGAAAGAACGATCTTCATAAACGGTAATTTCAACAGGGATGATGAAACCGGCCTGCTTTGCAGTCCGTTCATTGAATTCCTTGACGAAAGCCATAATGTTGACGCCAGCCTGACCTAATGCAGGGCCAATCGGAGGCGCCGGCGTTGCTTTACCGGCTTCGCATTGAAGTTTTACCATTCTAGCTACTTTTTTTGCCATGGTGAGTTACACCTCCTTACATTACAAGATGTGGTACGGCGAATCGCGATGATTCTCCCACTCGCGGCAGAACGCCGCAGGTTAGAAGTTTTTATTCCAGACTTTTCTCAATTTGAGAATAGTCGACTTCTACTGAAGTTTCACGGCCAAACATATTGATCAGGCCTTTGAGCGTACTCTTTTCTTCATTAATCTCCGTAATTGTCGCAATGAAATCTTCGAACGGCCCCGATATGATCCGAACCTGTTCGCCTATTGCCACGGTAATCTGCGGTTTCTGCCGCGTATCCAGTCCCTGGGATTTCAGTATGCGTTCCACTTCATGCGCTTCCAAAGGAATCGGCTTCGTCGCCGAACCGACAAAGCCGGTAACACCCGGCGTATTGCGGACAACATACCAGGACCGGTCATTGACTTCCATTTCAACGAGAACATATCCGGGGAAAACCTTACGTTTTACCGTGCGCTTCTGTCCGTCTTTAATGTCAACTTCATCTTCCATCGGTACAAGGATGCGATTGATAACATTTTCAAGGCTCATAGACTTGACCTTGCGTTCCAACGTCGCCATGACTTTATTTTCATAGCCGGAATACGTATGAATGACGTACCATTTCTTTTCAGATTCCACCTAGCACACGCCTCCTAACCGATTGCGGCGCGAAGCAGCCGGAAAAGCTGCGAAAAAACGCCGTCTGAAACGGCAATGATCGCCATGACTACGATAGTTGCCACAATGACCATAACCGTATAATTGATCAGCTCTTTTTTCGTCGGCCAGATAACTTTCTTCATTTCCGCCTTAACGCCCTGGAGGAATCGACCTGAATCCTTTTTTCGTTTATTCTTTTGTACTGCTTTTTCTGACGCTGAAAGTGACATATATCCTCTCACTGGCAACAGAGATTCCGGAGAATCTCTTCTACAACCGATTATTTCGTTTCCTTATGCAACGTTTCTTTTTTGCAGAACGGGCAATATTTCTTCAATTCCAAACGGTCGGGATTGTTTTTCTTGTTCTTGTTGGTTCGGTAGTTACGCTGTTTGCATTCCGTGCATGCCAATGTAATCGCTGTACGCATTCCTTACACCTCACTTCGTAATAGTTAACCTGCTTTTTGCGCAAGACTGCTTATATAATGTATCACAAGAACGGCCTCACGTCAAGGCGAATGGGTCAACTTAAAAAAAGCTAGGGCCACAAAGCTCCTAACTACTCTTAATCATACAGGATGTGCACGGTCCTGTCAATCATACATTTTTTTAGTCGCTTCCGCCGCCAGGAGCTGCAGCGCCGGCACGTACACGGAAAAAATGCGCCATACGACTGCACTGTCGGGCTCTTGCCGATTTCTGCCGGCACGGTCTTCCAGCATCGCCAGCCATACGTCCTCTTCGACAAAAGAATAGCTGTCATACGCGGCCATAATGACTTCCTTCGCCGTTCCCATAACGGTCGGTGCGTCGCCGTCCTGCCGCAGCATACTGCGAAACAGGTCGCAGGCGGCGTCAAACTGCCTGCAGAACAGACGGATAATTCCGTTACGAATATACAGATTATTCAGATCTTCGTCAGCACCTTGTGCCAGAACGGCCAAACTCGCATTGAACGCTTCAAACGACATCCCCATAGCGACACCTCCATTTCTATCATATACCGATTTGAAGCGTCCGACAATAGCCTCCTTTCTTACTGTCCGTCAGCGCCGCTATTCCGGACGATGCCATCTGTCGATTTCGAAAAAAAGAACGCGCAGATTACTGCGCGCTCTTTTTTCAGGTTCCGACGCCGCTTCAGTCGGCGCCGTTCTCGTCTCTATGTATTTTCCAGCCTGTGGATATCGTCATCTCTGCCGATAATGATCAGTTTATCTTCAGCCGCCAGGGGAATATCCGGGTCAGGCGCTACGATCAGATTTTCATCGTGCCGGATAGCGGCAACGATAAGCCTGTACTTTTCACGAAGCCCCGATGTTTTCAACGTTTTTCCGACGAGAAACTCAGGCGTCTCCATTTCTACCAGACCGGCTTGGGCTGAAAGCTGCAGGTAATCGACAACATGCCGGCGCGTCAGCATCTGCGCCAATCGCATCGCCATATCCGACTCCGGGTAAATGACGGTGTCGACGCCTATTTTTTCCAGTAATCGGCCTTGCAGTTCATCTTGCGCTTTCGCGATAACGCGTCGGACGCCTTGTTCTTCAACGAGCATGGCCGTCATCAGATTGGCCTGTTTATTGGCGCCGATAGCGACAACAACTGCATCGAACTGATTCAGGCTGAGCGACTGCAACGCCGCTTCATCTGTGCTGTCGGCAATGACGGCATGCGTCACGTAAGGGCTGATCTTCTGTACTCTGTCGGGATCGACATCGACGGCCAGCACTTCGTGCCCCAAATCGGCAACGGCTTTGGCGACGGTTGTCCCGAAACGCCCCAAACCGATAACGGCAATAACTCTTTTATTCATACTGTTCCCTTCTTTTACAATAAAATGTCGCTTTCCGGGTATCGGATCGGCTTCGGCGCCTGCCGCTTCAGTGCGACAATGCCGACCAGCGTCAGCACGCCTATACGCCCGGTATACATGACAAAGATCAGAATCCATTTGCTTAGCGGCTGCAACGTCGGAGTAATGCCCGTAGTCAAGCCGACGGTACCGAAGGCAGACGTCGTTTCAAAGAGAAGCTGCAAAAATGTCGCCGGCTCGTACAGTGTCAATAAAAAGACGGCCGTAAGCACCAGAAACAGCGAGAGAAAGAAAATACTGAAAGCACGCCGAACCTGCACCTCCGCAATGCGCCGCTCCAATAGTTCAACGTCCGCTTTATTGCTGAAAATGGAACGGGCCGCCGCCAGCATGACAGCTGCCGTCGTAATCTTGATACCGCCGCCCGTCGAATTCGGCCCGGCGCCGATAAACATCAGCATCACCGTCAGAAACAGCATTGCCGGCCGCATGGCGCCATAATCCAAGGTGGCGACACCGGCCGTACGCGGCGTCACGGCTTGCAGAAAGGACGCGACGACCTTATGCCCCGTATCGAGGGGCCCCAAAGTAGCGCCATTGCCCCATTCCAGGATTAAGATCAACACGGTGCCGCCAATCACTAAGCACGCCGTCCCCAAGAGCATGATCTTCGTATTGACGGACACTGCCTTCACGCCGTACCGTCTGCCCGTATCCCAAAGCTCGAAAATAGCCATATAGCCGAAACCGCCAAGCATGATCAGCACGCTCGTCGTCAGGGAAAAGAGAACGTCTCCGGCCATCGCATAGGGCAAGTCATTGTCAAAAAAGACGAAACCGGCATTGCAAAAAGTGGAAACGGCTTGATAAATCCCGCTGCGAATGGCCGCCGTTCCGAGGTAAGGATATAAGGCGACAATGTAGACCGCTGCGCCTGCGGCTTCAACGGCAAAGATCAGGAAAGCGACATGCTTCGTAATGCGCAGCAATCCCCGCATACTGCCGTTTCCCATATCATCGCGCAGCAGCAGCCGTCGTTGCAGGCCGATATGCTGCCCAAAGACGAGAGCCAGTAACGTCGTCGAAGTCATGATTCCCAGACCGCCCAGCTGAATCAGCAGGACCATAACGGATTGGCCGAAAAGAGACCAGTGACGATAGGTGTCGACAGTCGCCAGCCCGGTGACGGAGACACAGGATACAGCCGTGAACGCCGCATCGACAAGATCTGTTGTTTCGCCATCGGCAGCGGCAAAGGGCAACGACAAAAGAGCCGTTCCCAAGAGCATGGCAAGAAGAAAACTGAGTGCCAACAACGTATACGGATTTTGGGTGCGAACCCGTTCCTTCGCTTTTACTTTATAGCTGTCCCGTTGAAACATGAATAACACCCCAAAAAGAATACAGGCCGCGAAAAACATCGCCGCGCCCTTTCTTCTCCCTCCGCCGCGCCTGACGACAGAAGGGAAAAGCGCCGCAGCGTCTCAAAGCTGACTAAGTATAGCACAGCAAACGCCAGCGTACAATATGGGCGGCGGATTTTACATAAACGGCCCCTTTCACCGGCTGACAGAAAGGAAGCAAAAAGCTGCCGCAGAAAAATTCTGTCGGCAGCTTTTTGCTTTATCCATCCAGATTCCGATCGTAAAGATCACTCTTGGTCAGGAATTCTTCAATCGTTGTAAAACCCAATCGTTTCAGCATTTCAATGACGTACGGATTATCCATCGGCGTTTCATAATGAGACGAATCGCCATACGCCTGTACATGCTCTTTCCCTTCATCTTTCCCGATGATAGCTCTCGGACCGCCGACGCATCCGCCGATGCATCCCATCCCTTCAAAAAAATTGCCGTCCCGCTTGCCGGCGAGAATATCATTAATCATGGCTTTGCAGGCCGGTACGCCGTCGGCGCGACGCGTCCGAATGGTAACGGCGCGTTGCGGATTCAGTTTTTCCAGTGTCGTCTTCACAGCTGCGGCAACGCCGCCGGCATAGGCATAACAAATACCGGTTTTCGACGCGTGGGGGAGCGAATCTTCCGGCAACGAGGCCATATCAATATCCGTTACGGTTAAAAGATCGCGCAGTTCCTGATAGGTTAATACATAATCGATAGCACCAGCCAGATCGGGTTCATTCTTTTCCGACTTTTTCGCCATGCAGGGGCCGATGAAAACGGTCTTGGCTTGCGGGTGCAAAGCTTTTACCGTCCTGCCGCCGGCAATCATCGGCGAAACCGAGCCGGGAACATTCGGCAAAAGCTGATGATATAACTTTTTGATCATGGCGATCCACATGGGACAGCAACAGCTGGTCAGCTGAAAATCATTTTCGTCATGAATGTTGCGATCAAATTCCAGCGCTTCTTTTAAGGTCAGGATATCGGCAAAGGCGGCCACTTCCAAAACGCCGGTAAAGCCCAACTTCTTCAACGCCGTCCGCACTTTGCCGAGCGTAACCGCAGGACCGAACTGACCGGAAATAGCCGGAGCCACGAGGGCATACACCGGTCCGTCATACTCGTGCAGCTCCCGGACGACGGGAATAATATCTTTTTTCGTCTTCAGCGCGTCAAGAGCGCAGACATCGACACAGGCCTGGCAACCGACACATTGCGTCTGATCGATCGTGACCCCGTTCTCGCCGTCGGCTTTGACAGCATCCCAGGCGCAAGCGTCGATACAGGGCCTGTCATCGGGCGGACAGAGGCACGGCTTCGTTCGAAAAATCAAGGTGTTGTCGGACTTAGCCAGACAATCAACCATATGCGGATCGGCATCTTCCGGCGCAATCTCTTTCTTATTGTCCGCCGCATTTTTTAACATCGTATAATATAATTCGTCTAAGGAATCCATTGGACAGCCCCTTTCTGCAACGCACACGCTGACAGTTTACGTTATAAGAAAATTATAGGGCTATTCATTTCATTTTGCAAGAATAGTTAGCTTTTTTGTTTATTTATGAAAACTGTTTTCATTTTTACAGCCGTCCGTGCTCGTCTCCTCTGCGCTCGCCGCCGGCCGTCATCTTCCGAAAAAATGAATCATGAGCCAGGCTTTGACACGGGCCGGAACCTCGCGCAAATCCCATATCCATTGATCGTGGTACCGAACGCCCGGCGGCACATAGCCGATAACGTCCAGCCCGAGATGATCCGCCAAATAAATGGCTCTGGCCATATGATAAGCCTGCGTAACGGCAATAACGCGGCGGTAACCGTAGACGTCATGTGCGCGGCGCATACTTTCATACGTAATCGTACCCGCCTCATCAATAATCAAATCACGTCGATCAATGCCGGCCGCCGTGACATAAGCCGCCATTACCTCCGTTTGATTAGCACCAGCTTCGTTCACGCCTGACAAAATTAATTTTTTTACTTTCTGCCGCTCATACAGGGCAATGCCGCCGTCAAGCCGTTCTTTCAGCAAAGGCATGGGATAATTATGTTGTACGCCGGCGCCCAAAATGACGGCCGCTTCATAAGTGTCATCCGGAATGGTCGCCATATTCGTCACTTCTTTCGGCGCCGCTTGCCGCATCATGTCATAATTCACACCGCCGCTAAACACAGCGGCTCCCGCCAACAGGCAAAGACACAGGCCAAACAATCGTTTTTTCATGGATTCTCCTTTTGGGGCGCCGCTCCCGCCTCCCTATTGATACGATCAGTGTAGCATAATTGTATATCAAAAAACACCCGATTTGCAACGGCAAATCGGGTGAGAACCCTGTCAACTATATGTATATACCGAAACCAAGTCGGTCATAATCAAAAAGCGCGTCCCTTTATCGGCGGTGATTATTCAACCGGCTGCGCAACGTAACCGGCGGCGTCAAGAGCGGCCATAGCGCCGCTTCCAGCCGCCGTGACGGCCTGTTGGTAACGACTATCCTGTACATCGCCGGCAGCAAAAATCCCTGCCGTCGACGTTGCCGTCGATTTATCCTTCGTAAGGATATACCCCTGCGAATCGAGGGCCACGACTCCCGCCAGAAAGCCGGTGTTCGGCTGATGTCCGACAGCGACGAAAATACCGCTTGCAGACAACGTCTCCTGCGCGCCGGTCTTATTGTTCCTGAGCGCCAGTCCGGAGACTCCCGCTCCGTCGCTCAACACTTCCAACGGCGTATAATCAAGCTTCCAATGAATCTTATCGTTCGCCTGCGCCCGCTGTACCATAATTTGCGCAGCCCGCAAACTGTCGCGACGATGAACAACGGTGACACGAGCGGCAAACTTCGTCAAAAACAGCGCTTCTTCCATGGCTGCGTCACCGCCGCCGAGAACAACGACCTCCTGACCCTTGTAGAAAAAACCGTCGCATGTGGCACAAGCACTGACGCCGCGGCCGATATTTTCCTTTTCGCCGGGAAGTCCCAAATACCTGGCACTGGCCCCCGTCGCCAGAATCAGCGCCGTTGCTTCCAGGCTATCGCCGTTTTCCAAGGTCAGACGGATCGGTCTGCCTGCCGCTACGGCGGTCACCTTCGTCAGCAAAAATTCCGTACCGAATCTCCGTGCCTGCGCCTCCATTTTTTCCATCATTTCCTGTCCCCAGACGCCGTCAGGAAAGGCCGGATAATTCTCGACGACACTGGTCGTCATCAACTGGCCGCCAGGCTGCGGTCCCTGTATCACAACATGCTTCAAACCGGCACGTCCCAAATAAATAGCGGCAGTCAACCCCGCCGGTCCGGAGCCGATAACGGCAACATCATACATCTGTATCCCATCCTTATTGCAATATGGCATCAATCTTGGCGCGCAGCACTTCTTTGCTCTGCAGCCCTACGGAAATATCGGCCAGTTGACCGTCTTTGAAGATAGCCAGCGTCGGAATGCTGCGAATATTGAACCGGCCGGCCAAAGCGGCTTCATCATCGACATTTACCTTGCCGATAGTAACGGCATCCCCCAAATCGGCGGCCAACGCATCCAAAATAGGCCCCTGCATCTTGCACGGCCCGCACCAAGCGGCCCAAAAATCAACCAGCGTTACACCTTTGGCAATTTGATCGGCAAACGTAGCTTCTTTCAATTCGATCGGTTTCATATATATCGACTCCTTTTGTTAATAACCATTCAATTAATTCATTGATCGGTTAAATTATACCTTTCTTGTCCTTATTTGTCAAGAACCGCGTCCTTGGGCCGAATCAGTGCTTATTGACGCCGCGAAATGCCTGCCAATCCGCATAGCTCCGATTCAAACTGTAGGCCTTGAATCCCTGTTCGGTCAAAAAATGCGCGGCCAAATCAGCATATGCACACAGGCGGCCGCGGCAGTACACGACAATATCCTTCTGCCGCGACAGGCCGGACAGTCTGCTTTCCAGTTCCGACAAGGGGATACTTTCGGCTTTTTCCATGTGTCCAGCGCGATATTCGTCGCCAGGCCGGAGATCGACGAGCGTGATCTCATCCCGTTGCAATCGTCGCCACGCTTCTTCCAGTGTAATCGTGTATACGTCGCTCGTCCGAACGGAGTATTGTTCCCTGATCCTGGTGATTTCCGAAAGCTGTGTCTCACCGACGACACAAAGGGCACGTACCAGGGCGCGCACCTTATCGCCGGCAACAGTATAAACGACATAGTTCCCCCGTTTTTCGGAAATGACGAGACGGCCTTCCTTGAGTACCTGCAAATGCCGTGACGTGTTGGCCGCGCTCATCCCCGTTTCACGCGAGAGCGTTTCCACCGTTTTCGGCCCTTGAGAAAGAATATGCAACACCTCTAACCGTTTTTCGCTGGAAAAACATTTTCCTATCTTGGCAAGTTCATTATAAAATTCCGTCTTATATGTCGCCGCTATTTCTTGTAACATCGTATGACCTCGCTGTAACTATTCAATTAATTTATTGTATTATTTCCTCTTTAACTATAACAGAATGGTTCATTTCGTCAAGAATAACGACATTTTTACATTCGTTGGAAAAACAACTGATTAATGCATACCGTTAACGTATACTATGCACAGAAAGTGAAACTATTCGTTACAACGATCATCTATATGAAACCACAGGAGGTATACATCATGTTAAAATCCATTCTTAACAAATTTGAAGCTATGAACAACACGGTAACGCCGGATATGCTCGTCGGCGATATCGTCCGCCTTCATCCGGAAGTCGTCGATACGCTCTTGGCCAACGGCATGCACTGCCTCGGCTGCCCTTCATCGCAGCAGGAAAGCTTAACCAACGCCTGCATGGTTCACGGCCTCGACCCGGAACAAGTAACGAAAGCGGTTAACGTAGCAATTCAAGCCAAAAAACAATAGGAGGACAGACGATGAGCGCATTTTTGGGACCGATCCATTTTTGGTTATATAAAAAGATTCAATTTCAAGAAGAATTAATCGACGCCGTCATCGCTTACAGCCGCCAGCAAGGCTGGGCCGAAGGCGACTGGGAAGATACGTTTGCCACGAATGACCGCCGCGCCTTGGAAGACGTCGTCGACGAAGGTAATATTCACGGCTGGCTGCAGAACCGCATTCACGACGCCGAAGGCCGCTACGCCAGCCTCGTCTTGACGATTGTCGGTGCCGACGAAAGCCGCCTCGGCAAATTGACGGAAGGCGTTTACACCTTCGGCGCGCAGCACCGGCCGGAAAGCGTCGCGACGGCGCCGGAAGCTTTCCACCATTTGGACAACAGCTTGCTCAACGGCATGCCGTGCGATCAAGTCAATAAAGTGACGGACAGCGATCCGAATAAGATCTGTTGGGAAGAAACGCAAGATTTGCACAGCCAATTCTGGAACGGCCGCGGCGAACTGTACACGACGCTCCGCAGCGCCCTGATCAGCGGCATGTTAGCCGATTCTTCCTTTGCTTTTACCGTCCCGTCTGCCAACCACTACGAAATTACGAAAAACTGATTTTCACCGGAGAAAAGAGGAACCGTCATGTATAGCACCGATATTATGGTAGAAGAACACGCCAATATTTCGCGCATGCTCAGAGTGATCAAAAACATGTGCTGCGCCATTTTGGAAGGCGCTCCTGTCGACCAAAACGATTTCGCCGATATTATCGACTTTATCCGCAACTACGCCGACGTCAATCACCACCAGAAGGAAGAACACGTTCTCTTCCCGCAAATGGTCGAACATTTGGGTGAGCTAGCCAACACCATCGTCACCCACGGCATGCTCGTCGAACACGACTTGATCCGCAGCCACGTCCGCAGCCTCGATGAAGCCTTGAAGCTGTACGCCAAAGACGGCCGCACGGAACATAAGTTGGATATCCTGACAGAGATTATGGCTTACACAAACAGGCTGCAGGTTCACGTCGAAAAGGAAAACAACGTCGTCTATCCCTTTGCCGAACGCGGTTTTTCTGATGAAATCAAAGCCAAAGTCGACGCCGGCGTCCGCGCCATTGCCGAAGAAAATGAAAAGACCGATTTTAACGCCAAATATTTCGCCATACTGGATCGTTTGGAAAAGAAATACTCGGCCCTCCATTTAGTCACCACTACGGCTGACAAGCAATAACCCAATATCACCACTTTTCCTATAAAAAGGGAACCGTAACGAAACAGTCCTTTGAAAACGAATAATGGGGATTGTAGACACTGCAGTGGCTACAATCCCCATTATTGCTATATTTATCTCAGGAAAGCGTCCTCCAAAGGGCCTCGCCAAAGCGGATCCCCCTTAGACCAGGGTCTGCAGTGTGCTTCTTCTAAAGAAAGCAAAGTTGCAGTGCCACTTGGACGTTTCTTTAAAATCCATGTATTGTCCATGGGATAAGGCGTTTTTACTGTTCGAAAAACAGCCGGTTAATGTCCAATGCAATGGCTTTAGAAGATATAAAGCGCCCAGCCGTATGGCGCTTCGACGCTTTGAGCTAACGTAAATCTAACGATCTGACATACGCTCTTTGCTCAGGTCATCGAAGGACTATCGTTACGCGATTCCCTTACGTTTAATGGACGTATTCATTGATGGTACTAAGTTTACAGCCTACGCGTCTGTTTGGCGTAAGGTATCTCGCATCTTTTTATTTATATTCTTCATATTTGTATTTATGGCTATTGGTACACGTTGTATTGGCAGTTAATGTCACCTTTTATAGTTAGTAACGCGTAAAGATCCTTAAGTTTAGCCTTCAGCAACAACTTTATCAATCCAGTCAAACATATTTTTCAAATCATAGTCACTCTTATGATCTACGCCCCAAGGTAAAGCAAAATCTACATCGTAGCCAAGGTTAGCCGCTTTGACAGCTACCATAAGCGGAATGCTGAAGGACGTATTGCTGTCGGCTTCACCATAACGGATTCTCCAATGTTTTGCATTGGTAGCGCCACTGTTACCAAGGTAGTACATGGCATTCATCATATTAACGATGTGCTGATCTGCGCGAGCCGGTGACGTATCGGTGGCGTACAGGGCAGCTGTATCGGTAAAGTGTAAGTTGTTCATAGTAGTAGTGCCGAACTCGTTGTTTTCGCCAGTACTGTTATCGCGACTGTCAAAAGCGCCAGGCGTCTTCATACGACCTACGGATTTATTATATTTTAACCAGTCCACATCTACCATCTTACTGGGATCATTTTTATCATACATTAAGAAGTTTGCCTTAGAAATATCGATGCCGTCTTGTCTGGCTGCTTCTGCACTTTTAATGATAAGCGATTTAGCATAGTCAAAGAATGTGCCAGTGCCGTCCGTATTTAAGGTCAGGAGCTGTC from Megasphaera vaginalis (ex Bordigoni et al. 2020) includes these protein-coding regions:
- a CDS encoding [Fe-Fe] hydrogenase large subunit C-terminal domain-containing protein, which encodes MDSLDELYYTMLKNAADNKKEIAPEDADPHMVDCLAKSDNTLIFRTKPCLCPPDDRPCIDACAWDAVKADGENGVTIDQTQCVGCQACVDVCALDALKTKKDIIPVVRELHEYDGPVYALVAPAISGQFGPAVTLGKVRTALKKLGFTGVLEVAAFADILTLKEALEFDRNIHDENDFQLTSCCCPMWIAMIKKLYHQLLPNVPGSVSPMIAGGRTVKALHPQAKTVFIGPCMAKKSEKNEPDLAGAIDYVLTYQELRDLLTVTDIDMASLPEDSLPHASKTGICYAYAGGVAAAVKTTLEKLNPQRAVTIRTRRADGVPACKAMINDILAGKRDGNFFEGMGCIGGCVGGPRAIIGKDEGKEHVQAYGDSSHYETPMDNPYVIEMLKRLGFTTIEEFLTKSDLYDRNLDG
- a CDS encoding SanA/YdcF family protein, with the translated sequence MKKRLFGLCLCLLAGAAVFSGGVNYDMMRQAAPKEVTNMATIPDDTYEAAVILGAGVQHNYPMPLLKERLDGGIALYERQKVKKLILSGVNEAGANQTEVMAAYVTAAGIDRRDLIIDEAGTITYESMRRAHDVYGYRRVIAVTQAYHMARAIYLADHLGLDVIGYVPPGVRYHDQWIWDLREVPARVKAWLMIHFFGR
- the trxB gene encoding thioredoxin-disulfide reductase: MYDVAVIGSGPAGLTAAIYLGRAGLKHVVIQGPQPGGQLMTTSVVENYPAFPDGVWGQEMMEKMEAQARRFGTEFLLTKVTAVAAGRPIRLTLENGDSLEATALILATGASARYLGLPGEKENIGRGVSACATCDGFFYKGQEVVVLGGGDAAMEEALFLTKFAARVTVVHRRDSLRAAQIMVQRAQANDKIHWKLDYTPLEVLSDGAGVSGLALRNNKTGAQETLSASGIFVAVGHQPNTGFLAGVVALDSQGYILTKDKSTATSTAGIFAAGDVQDSRYQQAVTAAGSGAMAALDAAGYVAQPVE
- the trxA gene encoding thioredoxin; this encodes MKPIELKEATFADQIAKGVTLVDFWAAWCGPCKMQGPILDALAADLGDAVTIGKVNVDDEAALAGRFNIRSIPTLAIFKDGQLADISVGLQSKEVLRAKIDAILQ
- a CDS encoding ArsR/SmtB family transcription factor, translating into MLQEIAATYKTEFYNELAKIGKCFSSEKRLEVLHILSQGPKTVETLSRETGMSAANTSRHLQVLKEGRLVISEKRGNYVVYTVAGDKVRALVRALCVVGETQLSEITRIREQYSVRTSDVYTITLEEAWRRLQRDEITLVDLRPGDEYRAGHMEKAESIPLSELESRLSGLSRQKDIVVYCRGRLCAYADLAAHFLTEQGFKAYSLNRSYADWQAFRGVNKH
- a CDS encoding DUF1858 domain-containing protein gives rise to the protein MLKSILNKFEAMNNTVTPDMLVGDIVRLHPEVVDTLLANGMHCLGCPSSQQESLTNACMVHGLDPEQVTKAVNVAIQAKKQ
- a CDS encoding hemerythrin domain-containing protein; protein product: MYSTDIMVEEHANISRMLRVIKNMCCAILEGAPVDQNDFADIIDFIRNYADVNHHQKEEHVLFPQMVEHLGELANTIVTHGMLVEHDLIRSHVRSLDEALKLYAKDGRTEHKLDILTEIMAYTNRLQVHVEKENNVVYPFAERGFSDEIKAKVDAGVRAIAEENEKTDFNAKYFAILDRLEKKYSALHLVTTTADKQ